One Glutamicibacter halophytocola DNA segment encodes these proteins:
- a CDS encoding malonic semialdehyde reductase → MTVATQENQVDTAALNAIFGEARTANAFTGEVSDEQAQRIYELAKFGPTAFNSQPLRVTYVRSDEARATLVEAMARGNQAKTAAAPLVAILSYDTAWHEQWDNFLPGYNAPKAMYDADAEFTAATGNNNAHLQAGYFMLAARSLGFAVGPMTGADFSAIDASFFPEGEQKSFLVVNIGQPAESELGAPKARFDYEAVVRTV, encoded by the coding sequence ATGACTGTTGCAACCCAGGAAAACCAGGTCGACACCGCAGCGCTCAACGCCATTTTTGGCGAGGCCCGCACCGCTAACGCCTTCACCGGCGAGGTGTCCGATGAGCAGGCCCAGCGAATCTACGAGCTGGCAAAATTCGGTCCGACCGCGTTCAACTCCCAGCCACTGCGCGTGACCTACGTGCGTTCGGATGAAGCCCGCGCCACCTTGGTGGAGGCAATGGCCCGTGGCAACCAGGCCAAGACCGCCGCGGCTCCACTCGTGGCCATCCTCAGCTACGACACCGCATGGCACGAGCAGTGGGACAACTTCCTGCCAGGCTACAACGCGCCCAAGGCCATGTACGACGCCGACGCAGAGTTCACCGCGGCCACCGGCAACAACAACGCACACCTGCAGGCTGGCTACTTCATGCTGGCAGCACGCAGCCTCGGCTTCGCCGTTGGCCCGATGACCGGTGCTGACTTCTCGGCCATCGATGCCTCGTTCTTCCCTGAAGGCGAGCAGAAGAGCTTCCTGGTGGTCAACATCGGGCAGCCTGCCGAAAGCGAGCTCGGTGCACCCAAGGCGCGCTTCGACTATGAAGCCGTGGTTCGCACCGTCTAA